The segment GCCAGTGCACACGTCCTTGAAGGAGGTTCCGCGAGCATTGCTGGTCATGGTGCCTACCCTAGCGGCCTGTTCAGACACGTTTCGTGTCGCGGCGGAATGCCATGGCAGCCCCGGCCACGAAGATCACGAGCCAGATGAGCACGTTGAGGATCCACGCCCAGTCGAACTCGCCGGTGATGGGGCTCCGGGCCAATTGCCCGATCCCGTATGCGGGCGTGAACTTGGCGATGTTCCCGAAGGTCTCCCCCATGATCTCGATGGGCATGAACAGCCCACCGAGCATGGCAAGGATGGCCAGGGCCGGGCCGAGGATCTGCATGACGTTCTGGCTCGGCATGAGGTATCCGACGAACAAGCCGAGGGCAGCGAAGACCAGGGAGCCCAGCCAGGCCACCAACCCCGCTGTGAGCCAGGTCTGGGCATCCATGGTGACGCCCGCCAGGGCGCCGATGACGAACTGGGCCACGACGGCAACGAGGGACAGCATCAGCGCGGCCATGGCTTTCACCGCGATATACGCACCGGGCAGGAGGGGCGTAAGGCGAAGCTGGCGGCTCCAGCCCTGGGCACGTTCCACTGCCACTTGGCTGCCGGCGCCCGTTGCGGCGGTCATCGCGGCGTAGACCGTGAGGCTGATGAGGATGTACTGGCCGTAGCTGTGCCCGTTGGGCAGGAGCTTGTCCTTGTTGGACAAGCCGAAAATAAAGAAGAAGACAGCCGGCATAAATACCGTGAAGATGATGGTCCGGCGGTTCCGGAGCATCCGCTTGATCTCGATCCAGAGGAACGTGCGGTTGACCCCGCCGGTGGACGGTTTCCGTTCCTGGACGACTGTTGCCGCGCTCATACGAGGT is part of the Arthrobacter ramosus genome and harbors:
- a CDS encoding ABC transporter permease, encoding MSAATVVQERKPSTGGVNRTFLWIEIKRMLRNRRTIIFTVFMPAVFFFIFGLSNKDKLLPNGHSYGQYILISLTVYAAMTAATGAGSQVAVERAQGWSRQLRLTPLLPGAYIAVKAMAALMLSLVAVVAQFVIGALAGVTMDAQTWLTAGLVAWLGSLVFAALGLFVGYLMPSQNVMQILGPALAILAMLGGLFMPIEIMGETFGNIAKFTPAYGIGQLARSPITGEFDWAWILNVLIWLVIFVAGAAMAFRRDTKRV